From the genome of Oscillospiraceae bacterium, one region includes:
- a CDS encoding aminotransferase class V-fold PLP-dependent enzyme has product MNNHAGRSNLNVPPAPLLNTLQAHADSKPILFHMPGHKGSIAIDAVLDVTELPFSGDLYRDTWGSDSPIRQAEALWANDFNTKYALFLTNGATQGIQAALYAMTTRSDTIILDECAHTAFGHVMTLLGLRAIVLPRDGGRISSVGLDKLLAAHPNCKLVCVTSPTYYGICCDIPALANVAHSHGTKLFVDAAHGAHFPYAGLGFPAENADCFVVSAHKTLRALGQSAVLFCQNDALYDTLRETTKIFGTSSPSYLLMASLDMARFHADTHRADWQTLVLNMQNAKYGVQNDDPTRLVAPVECGEMTAKTLREHYNFWVEAYDAQHIICIVTPGDDLAALDALQQCNIKATENRIKNVTHFPHSLPIHEEELL; this is encoded by the coding sequence ATGAATAATCACGCAGGGCGCAGTAACCTCAATGTGCCGCCAGCCCCTTTATTAAACACATTGCAAGCCCATGCCGACAGCAAGCCCATTCTGTTTCATATGCCGGGGCATAAGGGGTCCATTGCCATTGATGCGGTGCTGGATGTCACCGAATTGCCATTCAGTGGCGATTTGTACCGCGACACGTGGGGCAGCGACAGTCCCATACGACAAGCCGAGGCGTTGTGGGCCAACGACTTCAACACGAAATATGCCCTATTTTTGACCAATGGCGCGACGCAGGGCATCCAGGCGGCTTTGTACGCCATGACAACACGCAGCGATACCATTATATTGGATGAATGCGCCCATACAGCGTTTGGGCATGTGATGACATTGTTAGGACTGCGAGCGATTGTGCTGCCGCGGGATGGTGGCCGAATTTCATCGGTTGGGTTGGACAAATTATTGGCGGCGCACCCGAATTGCAAGCTGGTCTGTGTGACTTCGCCGACATACTATGGTATATGCTGCGACATTCCCGCGCTTGCCAATGTGGCGCATAGCCATGGCACAAAATTGTTTGTCGATGCTGCACACGGCGCGCATTTCCCTTACGCAGGGTTGGGCTTTCCCGCTGAAAATGCCGACTGTTTTGTTGTTTCGGCACACAAAACATTGCGAGCATTGGGGCAAAGTGCTGTGCTGTTTTGCCAAAATGATGCGTTGTATGATACACTGAGAGAGACGACCAAGATTTTCGGCACGAGCAGTCCATCGTATTTGCTGATGGCAAGCTTGGATATGGCGCGATTTCACGCCGATACGCACCGTGCCGATTGGCAGACATTGGTGTTAAACATGCAGAATGCAAAATATGGTGTGCAGAACGATGACCCGACTCGGCTTGTTGCTCCCGTTGAATGCGGTGAGATGACAGCTAAAACATTGCGCGAGCACTACAATTTTTGGGTCGAGGCGTATGACGCGCAGCATATTATTTGCATTGTGACGCCGGGAGACGATTTGGCAGCACTTGACGCATTGCAACAATGCAACATTAAAGCCACAGAAAATAGAATTAAAAATGTAACCCATTTCCCACATTCATTACCAATACACGAGGAGGAACTTTTATGA
- a CDS encoding cyclic-di-AMP receptor: MKLVLAIVNHDDAHAVIHNLTQGGYPVTKLATTGGFLQVGNVTLIMGVEEEKLEGAIDIIRKSSTSRHQIIPTTAETGAGTGFYSALPVNVTVGGATVFVLGIDEFHKF, translated from the coding sequence ATGAAATTAGTCCTGGCCATCGTCAATCACGATGATGCACATGCCGTAATTCACAACCTCACGCAAGGCGGCTACCCTGTTACTAAGCTGGCAACCACCGGCGGATTTTTGCAGGTGGGCAACGTCACACTCATTATGGGCGTAGAGGAAGAAAAGCTGGAAGGTGCCATTGACATCATCCGCAAATCGAGTACATCACGCCATCAAATTATTCCCACTACGGCCGAGACGGGCGCGGGTACGGGCTTCTACTCGGCATTGCCCGTCAATGTCACCGTCGGCGGTGCGACGGTTTTTGTATTGGGCATTGATGAGTTTCATAAATTTTAA
- a CDS encoding peptidoglycan bridge formation glycyltransferase FemA/FemB family protein — MTIHPVTDDMLPQYEQFVQLHPKGHFMQSRAWGKVKSDWQWHAFVARNDAGKIIGSMALLIRKLPGLPYTLAYGCRGPVCDVCDTALTTALLNYAKQLARKHKAYLIKLDPDLPLDSPFAAIAESCGFKLPVQSKNFESIQPRFVFRLPLTDKNAETVMAGFHHKWRYNIRLAERKEVTVTVDNTQTAEFSRLMIETGERDGFGVRNEAYFKRMLDELGTHARLYMADIDGEYVAGSLAIGYGDKVWYLYGASDTAHRNYMPSYLLQWHMMQWALARDARLYDFRGVSGDLDENNPLYGLYRFKKGFGGDFTEFAGEFDCVLKPLVNKVYLLGQKVRKKL; from the coding sequence ATGACCATTCACCCCGTCACCGATGATATGTTACCCCAATACGAACAATTTGTCCAGTTGCATCCCAAGGGGCATTTTATGCAGTCCCGAGCATGGGGCAAGGTCAAGTCTGACTGGCAATGGCACGCTTTTGTCGCCCGCAATGATGCCGGTAAAATTATCGGCAGTATGGCTTTGCTCATTCGCAAACTACCGGGCTTACCGTATACCTTGGCGTACGGCTGCCGCGGGCCGGTTTGCGATGTTTGTGACACTGCACTGACCACTGCGCTGCTCAATTATGCTAAGCAACTTGCAAGAAAACATAAAGCATATCTCATCAAACTGGATCCTGATTTGCCGCTCGACAGCCCGTTTGCCGCGATTGCCGAATCGTGCGGGTTTAAGCTGCCGGTACAATCGAAGAACTTTGAATCTATCCAGCCGCGGTTTGTTTTCCGCTTACCGCTGACGGATAAAAATGCCGAGACCGTTATGGCCGGTTTTCACCACAAGTGGCGATATAACATTCGCTTGGCTGAGCGCAAAGAGGTAACAGTAACCGTCGACAATACTCAAACTGCCGAATTTTCCAGACTCATGATCGAAACAGGCGAACGCGACGGCTTCGGCGTGCGCAACGAGGCGTATTTTAAGCGTATGCTGGACGAATTGGGCACGCACGCACGGCTGTATATGGCAGATATCGACGGCGAGTATGTCGCCGGTTCGTTGGCTATCGGCTACGGCGACAAGGTGTGGTATCTCTACGGTGCGTCGGACACCGCGCATCGCAACTATATGCCAAGCTACTTGCTGCAATGGCACATGATGCAATGGGCATTGGCGCGCGACGCGCGGCTCTATGATTTTCGCGGCGTATCCGGTGATCTGGACGAGAACAACCCGTTGTACGGGCTGTATCGGTTTAAAAAGGGCTTTGGCGGCGACTTTACCGAGTTCGCAGGCGAGTTTGACTGTGTGTTGAAGCCATTGGTAAACAAGGTGTATTTGCTGGGACAAAAGGTTCGGAAAAAACTATAG
- the alr gene encoding alanine racemase → MKHILINTNAIVNNLRRVHELAGDARVIAVLKGNAYGMGLLEIAEILAQEGIDFFAVTEVDDAVTLRDAGHSADILLLRSTAELQDITAALDAACILTIGGDEALSAASRVATERGVKARAHIEIDIGMGRYGYGTHEFNKIIAAYEQAHITIEGIYAHFPAAFGKIRPTLAQKAVFDSVLTHLKSKNIDIGMVHLANSSALFFVDGTRYDAVRIGSALTGRLPRVLNNSGLTSATKVQCAVSDIRELPKGSTIGYASVFKTKRLTKIAILPIGGADGFCLAKVRDSYRFRDALGYALSEIKGWLTGKKITVKLNGRRIPVLGHVGMGHTVIDMTRLDVKIGQIVEVDVNPVYAKLPRAYE, encoded by the coding sequence ATGAAGCACATCCTCATCAACACCAACGCCATCGTCAATAACTTGCGTCGTGTGCATGAACTTGCCGGTGACGCCCGCGTCATTGCCGTGCTAAAGGGCAACGCCTACGGCATGGGCTTGCTTGAAATTGCCGAGATTTTGGCACAGGAGGGGATTGACTTCTTTGCCGTGACGGAAGTCGATGATGCCGTAACATTGCGTGACGCGGGACATTCGGCCGATATTCTCTTGTTGCGCTCGACGGCCGAATTGCAAGATATAACTGCCGCGCTTGACGCGGCGTGCATTTTGACCATTGGCGGTGATGAGGCACTGTCAGCCGCCAGCCGCGTTGCGACAGAGCGCGGCGTCAAAGCAAGGGCGCACATTGAAATTGATATCGGTATGGGGCGGTACGGCTACGGCACGCACGAGTTCAACAAGATAATCGCTGCTTACGAGCAAGCTCACATAACCATTGAGGGTATTTACGCGCATTTTCCCGCCGCATTCGGCAAGATTAGGCCGACGTTGGCGCAAAAGGCTGTATTCGACAGCGTATTGACACATTTGAAATCGAAAAACATCGACATTGGCATGGTGCATCTTGCCAACAGTTCGGCACTTTTTTTTGTCGATGGCACGCGATACGACGCAGTACGCATCGGCTCAGCATTGACGGGGCGATTGCCGCGTGTTTTGAACAACAGCGGACTGACATCGGCAACCAAGGTTCAATGTGCCGTTTCCGACATACGCGAGTTGCCCAAAGGCTCGACGATTGGCTATGCGAGTGTTTTTAAGACCAAACGACTGACTAAGATTGCCATTCTGCCCATCGGCGGTGCTGACGGGTTCTGCCTGGCAAAAGTGCGTGACAGCTATCGCTTTCGTGACGCGTTGGGTTACGCGCTGTCTGAGATCAAAGGCTGGCTGACGGGCAAGAAGATTACTGTCAAACTAAACGGCCGGCGCATACCCGTCCTCGGGCATGTTGGTATGGGACATACCGTCATTGATATGACAAGGCTTGATGTTAAGATTGGGCAAATAGTCGAGGTAGATGTTAATCCTGTATATGCAAAGTTGCCCAGAGCTTATGAATAA
- a CDS encoding extracellular solute-binding protein: MKKVLGLLLAAVMVLGLSAGLTGCNWGGEPPEREHTPEPDYIDEVDVLYDDTRYGDEFRPWTHEDGSMVYNSYFVQGMKINELEHDYEHRVTTMMTVNWEFILDLQRTAPHHQFIATNAWESTFEHGEVTIQTVALGEHTNMLATGVMAGDPPDIVPSNEQNFPLWPARRLTYDLRNFRADLGLGRDDIFDFELMEQFSWAGTTPWAIVNGRAVTGFEDSIFYTVYNKTLFDERGVVTPFEHWENGNWNWSQFVQTARDMTTEGGFGFTGWGLLPQNGPFPMVETVDGGQVELTIRDPRYITWLTEVANLYQEVGGARNDWELQNWPTHIQGGIDAMVFTNINRFVGMRQEIERRNRPAQLRIAPLPYFDPVPETDAEGNPVIRSPITVWAYSLARNSRNPVGAAAYMRLETLVMQSLNEFRPHELYSHATEEELEMIRWYQDAVYRVFDPIIGVGDTFEIVEGHYFNSIYYGDGGYTVTAIIDAAAMLLQDKIDTFNDMARAAEEAYRQQQEEQQAAAPPPGSEEEEGTVAGGDADEEADE; the protein is encoded by the coding sequence ATGAAAAAAGTCTTAGGCTTACTGCTGGCGGCTGTGATGGTACTCGGGCTGAGTGCCGGATTGACCGGTTGCAACTGGGGCGGCGAACCGCCTGAGCGTGAGCACACACCTGAACCGGATTATATTGATGAGGTCGATGTGCTGTACGATGACACCCGTTACGGCGACGAGTTCCGTCCATGGACGCATGAAGACGGCTCAATGGTATATAACTCGTACTTTGTCCAAGGCATGAAAATCAACGAGTTGGAGCACGATTACGAACATCGCGTCACCACAATGATGACCGTCAACTGGGAGTTCATTTTGGATTTACAGCGCACTGCGCCGCACCATCAATTTATTGCCACCAACGCGTGGGAATCAACTTTTGAGCACGGCGAAGTTACCATCCAAACGGTCGCGCTCGGCGAACATACTAACATGCTTGCCACCGGCGTTATGGCGGGTGATCCGCCTGACATCGTGCCCTCCAACGAGCAAAACTTCCCGCTTTGGCCGGCACGCCGCTTGACCTATGACCTCAGAAACTTTAGAGCGGATTTGGGCTTAGGCCGCGACGACATTTTTGACTTTGAGCTGATGGAACAATTCTCCTGGGCAGGCACAACGCCGTGGGCCATCGTCAACGGCCGTGCCGTTACCGGCTTTGAAGATAGTATCTTCTACACCGTATATAACAAAACGCTCTTCGACGAGCGCGGTGTCGTTACACCGTTTGAACACTGGGAAAATGGAAACTGGAACTGGTCACAATTCGTGCAAACAGCGCGTGACATGACGACAGAAGGTGGCTTTGGCTTTACCGGCTGGGGGCTGCTGCCGCAAAATGGTCCTTTCCCCATGGTAGAAACTGTCGATGGCGGACAAGTCGAACTGACCATCCGCGATCCCCGTTACATTACATGGCTGACCGAAGTCGCCAACCTCTATCAAGAAGTCGGCGGCGCACGTAACGACTGGGAACTGCAAAATTGGCCGACGCACATCCAAGGTGGCATTGACGCCATGGTCTTTACCAACATCAACCGCTTTGTCGGTATGCGGCAAGAGATTGAACGCCGCAATCGTCCGGCACAGCTGCGTATTGCGCCGTTGCCGTACTTTGATCCTGTGCCGGAGACAGATGCCGAAGGCAACCCCGTCATCCGCTCGCCCATAACGGTGTGGGCATACTCCTTGGCACGCAATTCGCGCAACCCTGTTGGCGCGGCGGCATACATGCGCTTGGAAACCTTGGTTATGCAGTCACTCAATGAATTCCGGCCGCATGAACTTTACAGCCACGCAACAGAAGAAGAACTCGAGATGATACGATGGTATCAAGACGCGGTTTACCGTGTGTTTGACCCGATTATTGGTGTCGGTGATACTTTTGAAATTGTTGAAGGGCACTACTTTAACTCCATTTATTACGGTGACGGCGGTTACACTGTCACAGCCATTATCGACGCAGCGGCCATGCTGTTGCAAGACAAGATAGATACTTTTAACGATATGGCACGTGCGGCCGAAGAGGCATATCGCCAACAGCAAGAGGAGCAGCAGGCGGCCGCTCCGCCCCCCGGCAGTGAAGAGGAAGAAGGCACTGTCGCCGGTGGTGATGCTGACGAGGAAGCCGACGAATAA